In Mariluticola halotolerans, one DNA window encodes the following:
- a CDS encoding RDD family protein: protein MSANLPDPRTSPELFDGLLTRRVMAYLVDLVIISAISLIFLMLTLVAGFLTLGLAWISLPFIVPVAVFLYYVVTLGSSRRATYGMQICDLVLTPVSGPPLEGWKALLHPFVFWVTIWIFWPLLLVGLFTQRRQLVHDMITSTLMLRRSPMERHWASRGGFQGFDA from the coding sequence ATGAGCGCTAATTTACCCGACCCCAGAACTTCGCCCGAACTGTTTGACGGTTTGCTGACGCGGCGGGTAATGGCCTATCTTGTCGATCTGGTGATTATTTCGGCGATTTCGCTGATATTCTTGATGCTGACCCTTGTCGCGGGCTTTTTGACCCTGGGGCTGGCCTGGATTTCGCTGCCCTTTATCGTGCCTGTTGCCGTGTTCCTATATTATGTGGTGACGCTCGGTTCATCGCGCCGGGCGACCTACGGCATGCAGATTTGCGATCTGGTGCTCACGCCGGTTTCCGGGCCTCCCCTTGAGGGCTGGAAGGCGCTGCTGCATCCGTTCGTATTCTGGGTTACCATCTGGATTTTCTGGCCGCTACTGCTGGTGGGCCTGTTCACCCAGCGCCGGCAGCTGGTTCATGACATGATCACCAGCACACTGATGTTGCGCCGTTCGCCGATGGAGAGGCACTGGGCCAGCCGGGGCGGGTTTCAGGGTTTCGACGCCTGA
- the hemB gene encoding porphobilinogen synthase: MSGTWTKHDMDFLGGHRQRRTRQAAWSRAMVRQTVLTPADLIWPLFVIEGQNERSAINTMPGVERLSIDLAVEAAKQAASEGIPALALFPNTPGHLRSENGEEAYNPDNLMCRALSAIKQAVPDIGLIADVALDEYSANGQDGLVRNGEILNDETIEVMVKSAIVQARAGADIIAPSDMMDGRVGAIRMALDAEGHDKTAIMSYSAKYASVYYGPFREAVGSGERLQGDKRTYQMDYANSDEALREVAQDIDEGADMVMVKPGMPYLDIVRRVRDDFNIPVFAYQVSGEYAMIEFAAKAGAFDRTAAMMEALYAFKRAGCDGVLTYHALEAARILNGERV, translated from the coding sequence ATGTCTGGCACTTGGACAAAACACGATATGGACTTTCTGGGCGGCCACCGGCAGCGGCGGACGCGTCAGGCAGCATGGAGCCGCGCCATGGTGCGCCAGACCGTGCTGACACCGGCGGATCTGATCTGGCCCCTGTTTGTCATTGAAGGCCAGAACGAGCGCAGTGCCATCAACACAATGCCGGGTGTCGAGCGACTCTCGATTGATCTGGCGGTTGAAGCGGCCAAACAAGCAGCATCAGAGGGTATTCCGGCACTGGCGCTGTTTCCGAACACACCGGGGCATTTGCGCAGCGAGAACGGCGAAGAAGCCTATAATCCGGACAATCTGATGTGCCGCGCGCTGAGCGCAATCAAGCAAGCCGTGCCTGATATCGGCCTGATCGCCGATGTCGCGCTGGACGAATATTCCGCCAACGGGCAGGACGGGCTGGTGCGCAACGGCGAAATTCTCAATGACGAGACAATTGAGGTCATGGTGAAGTCGGCCATTGTGCAGGCCCGTGCCGGGGCCGACATCATTGCCCCCTCGGACATGATGGATGGCCGGGTTGGCGCCATTCGCATGGCGCTTGATGCTGAAGGGCATGACAAGACCGCGATCATGTCCTATTCGGCGAAATATGCGTCCGTCTATTACGGGCCGTTCCGCGAGGCTGTTGGTTCAGGTGAGCGATTGCAGGGTGACAAGCGCACCTATCAGATGGATTACGCCAATTCGGACGAAGCCCTGCGGGAAGTGGCGCAGGACATTGATGAAGGCGCGGACATGGTCATGGTCAAGCCGGGCATGCCCTATCTCGATATCGTGCGCCGGGTGCGTGACGATTTCAACATCCCGGTTTTCGCCTATCAGGTCTCTGGCGAATACGCGATGATCGAGTTCGCGGCCAAGGCTGGGGCGTTTGACCGGACCGCCGCCATGATGGAAGCGCTCTATGCGTTCAAGCGCGCGGGCTGTGATGGTGTACTGACCTATCATGCGCTGGAGGCGGCACGCATACTGAACGGCGAACGCGTATAG